GGAACTTCAGGAGTTGCTGACGCGACTACAGGCGATCGCGCCACTGATCGAGGTGGAAACGCCGGGGGTGTTGCTGGTGGCGGCGGAAGGTTTTGACGCGCTTTACGGTGGCGAGCATCCGCTGGCCGAGCGGATCGTGCGGACAATCAAGGATTACGGTTTGCCGGTGCAGGCGGGGATCGGCGACAACCCGTTTGTGGCACGGCTGGCGGCGGAATTGACGCGACCGGGAACGGTGCAGGCTGTTGCGGCGGGGACGGCGCGCGTATTTTTGGCGCCGTTGCCGGTGAAGCATCTTCCGGTTAGTGTGGAAGTCCGCGAGCAGTTGCTGGCGCTGGGGATTCGGACGATCGGGCAGGCGGCGGAATTTCCGGCAAACGAATTAGTCGCGCGGTTCGGTGCGGAGGGGGCGCTGATTGCGCACCTGGCGCGCGGCAACGATCCGCGTCATTTCGTGCCGCTGGCATTGGAAGAAGATTTGACCGAGCGACTGATATTGGATGATCCGTACTGTCAGTTGCCGCTGGTCCTGGATTTGGCCGAGCGCGCGATGAAGCCGCTGTTGCAGCAATTGGGGCGGCGCGGGCTGGCGTGTGGGCGGATGGCGGTACGGTTGCAGTTTGCCGACCGCTCGCGGCAGACACTGGAGTTGGCGGTCGACAAGCCAACATTGTCGCTGCGCAAGTTGCGGCGGCAACTGCAACATCAGTTGGAACAGGCACACGTTGACGACGGGGTGGTAGAGATCGCGGTCGCGCCGCTGGCGACCATGCCGCTGCACCCAACGCAGTTGGATTTGGCCGTCCGGGGCGATACCGGCAATGAAGAGCGTATCCTGGAACAGCAGATTCTCCGCAAGTCACTCCTGACCGTACGAATTCACGCCGCGGTGTTGCCGGAGGATTGTTACTCGCTCAGTCGTTTTGATCCTCATGCAACTTCCCCACCGCCGGAGCTGCCGCTTCCGGAAACGTGCAGCAGCCGGCCCGCCTTCGCGCTGGCGGGGATTGTCGGACTGCGAACGTTCAACCCGGTGCGACGGATTGAGGTGATCAGCGAGAACGAACAACCGCGGCTGATGATCGTGGGGGGACAGAGGCGGCGGATTGTGCGCTGTCACGGGCCGTGGCAGGTGTCGGGGCGCTGGTGGCATGACGAGTTTCGGCGCGACTATTTCGAGGTGGAAACCGAGCGGGGGGAGGTGTATTTGATTTATCGGGTGGTGCCGGGGGCGGTTAATTCCGCAGCGGAGAGCGGAGGAAATGGTCAAGCAACGTTCGCTCCTCGCAATGACACGTTGAAGCAAGGCGTGAGGATTACGGAGAGCGTCAGCGCGGGAAAGGGTAACAAATACAACCCCCTAGCCCCCTTTGCTAAGGGGGAATCGCG
The Candidatus Zixiibacteriota bacterium genome window above contains:
- a CDS encoding DNA polymerase Y family protein — encoded protein: MVCALIPRFGLALYCKDDPHLLLDAAVLAEDGTDTALVLEVNGKAAKAGVTVGMTAAQAGMLCAGLVVKTKNPAREEEELQELLTRLQAIAPLIEVETPGVLLVAAEGFDALYGGEHPLAERIVRTIKDYGLPVQAGIGDNPFVARLAAELTRPGTVQAVAAGTARVFLAPLPVKHLPVSVEVREQLLALGIRTIGQAAEFPANELVARFGAEGALIAHLARGNDPRHFVPLALEEDLTERLILDDPYCQLPLVLDLAERAMKPLLQQLGRRGLACGRMAVRLQFADRSRQTLELAVDKPTLSLRKLRRQLQHQLEQAHVDDGVVEIAVAPLATMPLHPTQLDLAVRGDTGNEERILEQQILRKSLLTVRIHAAVLPEDCYSLSRFDPHATSPPPELPLPETCSSRPAFALAGIVGLRTFNPVRRIEVISENEQPRLMIVGGQRRRIVRCHGPWQVSGRWWHDEFRRDYFEVETERGEVYLIYRVVPGAVNSAAESGGNGQATFAPRNDTLKQGVRITESVSAGKGNKYNPLAPFAKGESRASFGTGNGMSSPLTPDPSPRGERGETSRARGIRGRESEGQIRDGACRGVAGAGWYLQGVFD